In Campylobacter showae, the genomic stretch CACGTAGGTTCGGCGCAGGGAGTTGTCGGCCGAGTCCATGACGCTAATGGTAAAATACTTCACGAAAATCGTCACGCTAACGTCGTAGCCGTAGCGCCTAGCCACGCGGTCTACGCACTTTTCGACGCGCGCGGTATAGGTGCCAGCACTCACCATCGCGCTCGTGTAGTCAGAGAGAAAATCAGTTAAAATTTGGATGTCTGGCTTCGCGCTCATTTTTGGGCGGTTTTAAATTTGATAAAAAACAAAGCAAGCTGCGCAAACAGCATCAGCTTCATCGTCCACTCGCTAGCCGCGTGCATCTGAGCAAACTCGGCCGTCTGCGTCGCCGCCTCGCCCGCAGCCTGCGCGTCCATGACGAAAGGCGTGAAGTAAAACACAAACGAGAGCGCGAGGGCTAAATTTATCGCGCAGAGCATACCCATGCTAAATTTAGCAGCGAATTTGACGCTGGATCTAAACGAAACAAGCTCAAAAAGCCCGATCAGGACGCTAACGGCTAGCAAGGCGTAGTTAAATTTAACAAATATCGTAGCCATCAGTTTGCCGCTTTGAAACTGCGTGAGTACGCCCTCGCCAAGTATGCTCTGCGGATAAAAAATCGTCGGCGCAACCAGAGCGCCCAGGGTTAGCTCCGCGCCGATGAGCGCGCCAAGAAGTAAAAAATAAACGCTTTTCATGATTTTCCTTTTTTTGATTTACTGCACGCATTTTAGGGTTAGGGCGTTTAAATTTGGCTAAATTTGAGTTAGAGGGACGTAAATTTGCTAGCCCAAAATTTGACGCAAGCTCGGTCAAATTTGGTTTATCGCAAAAGCCCAAACCGCGCGTAAATTTAAAAATTCACAAATATATTTTTAGCGACGAATCCGCGGTCAAATCCGGCTAAATCCCTATAAAACTCCGCCTCAAAGCCATTAAATTTAAGCGCGTTTTGCATGCTTTCTCGCTGATCGTAGCCCATCTCGCAGGCTAGGTATTTTACGCCGCGATTTTTAGCGACGAGGACTATGTTTTTTAAGATCTCGTCGCCAGCCGCGCCGCCAAACAGCGCCTCGTGCGGCTCGTTTAGCACGAATTTATCAAGCTCGTAGTCCCGCGCGATATAAGGCGGGTTTGAAACTAGCAGATCAAACCGTCCGTAAATTTGATCCAGATACGCGCATTTTACGAACTTAATCCTACCCTCTACGCCAAATTTCGCGGCGTTCTCGCGAGCTAAATTTAACGCATCGTCGCTGATATCTGAGGCTATGATTTTGGCGTTTGAGTTTAGAGCGAGGCAGATGCTGATTATCCCGCTTCCGGTTCCGATCTCGGCTACTAGGGGCGGTTCGTTTCTCGCTGGTAAATTTGATAAGATCTCGAGCGATTTTTCGACTAAAATTTCAGTCTCCGGGCGCGGGATCAAGACGCCCTTTTTTACGTTAAATGTAAGTCCGTAAAAGCCCGCCTCGCCCGTGATATATTCTAGCGGCTCGTAGTTTTCATACCTTTTAACTAGGGCAAAATAGCCGCTCTCATCAAATTCTTTTTTTTGATTTAAAAATATCCATTCAATGCTTACATCAAGATAGTTCATAAGCAAAATTTTAGCCACTCTGCTTGGATTTTGGCAAAGTGAGCTTAGTCTTAAACTAGCCTCTTTAAGAGCCTCTTCAATTTTCATTTTCTAGCTCGTTTATACGCTCAAAGAGGCTTGGGTGCGAATGATAGACGAACGCATAGAGCTGATGAGCCTTCGGGAAGGCCTTGTTTTCGCTGCCTAGCTTTTTTAGCGCGCTTATCATGTCGGCTTTGTTTGAGACCTCGCCAGCGAATCTATCGGCGCCAAATTCGTTCGCGCGGCTAAAATACGAGCTCACCGGCGAAAATAAAAATCCGAAAATCGGCGAAAAAAGCAGCAAAAATACGATCGTTCCGCCGCCTCCGCTATGAAGCCCAAGCGCTTGATACGCCGCGTCGGGGATGTTGCCGAATATAAAAAACATCGCAAAAAGCATAATCGCGCTTAGGGCGATCATTTTTAGGATATCTTTGTGCTTAAAGTGCCCGAGTTCATGCCCCAAAACGGCGATTATCTCGGCAAGACTTAGTTTTTTAACTAGCGTGTCGAAAAGCACCACGCGCTTAGTCGCGCCAAGGCCGCCAAAATAGGCGTTTAGACGGTTATCGCGCTTACTGGCGTCTATCGTAAAAACGCCGCTACTTTTAAACCCGCACTGCGCTAAAAGCCC encodes the following:
- the prmC gene encoding peptide chain release factor N(5)-glutamine methyltransferase — protein: MKIEEALKEASLRLSSLCQNPSRVAKILLMNYLDVSIEWIFLNQKKEFDESGYFALVKRYENYEPLEYITGEAGFYGLTFNVKKGVLIPRPETEILVEKSLEILSNLPARNEPPLVAEIGTGSGIISICLALNSNAKIIASDISDDALNLARENAAKFGVEGRIKFVKCAYLDQIYGRFDLLVSNPPYIARDYELDKFVLNEPHEALFGGAAGDEILKNIVLVAKNRGVKYLACEMGYDQRESMQNALKFNGFEAEFYRDLAGFDRGFVAKNIFVNF
- a CDS encoding DUF4149 domain-containing protein; the protein is MKSVYFLLLGALIGAELTLGALVAPTIFYPQSILGEGVLTQFQSGKLMATIFVKFNYALLAVSVLIGLFELVSFRSSVKFAAKFSMGMLCAINLALALSFVFYFTPFVMDAQAAGEAATQTAEFAQMHAASEWTMKLMLFAQLALFFIKFKTAQK